In a genomic window of Thermosynechococcus sp. CL-1:
- the rpsO gene encoding 30S ribosomal protein S15, which yields MALQHDVKQEIINTYQIHGTDTGSADVQVAILTERIKQLSEHLKANKKDHASRRGLLKIIGRRKRLLAYIHRHDAQRYRQLIERLGIRG from the coding sequence ATGGCCCTGCAACACGACGTTAAACAAGAAATCATCAACACCTACCAGATTCACGGTACCGATACTGGCTCTGCGGATGTCCAAGTTGCCATCCTCACAGAGCGGATCAAGCAGCTTTCTGAGCATCTCAAGGCGAATAAAAAAGATCACGCCTCTCGCCGAGGACTGCTGAAAATTATTGGCCGTCGCAAGCGGCTACTGGCCTATATCCATCGCCACGATGCCCAGCGCTATCGCCAACTCATTGAACGTTTAGGAATTCGGGGTTAA
- a CDS encoding PAM68 family protein, producing MAKRSDLPFEPKKKKGATKPAKAPAAAAVRSNAPKSPAKPAKKSTGIPEIVSQRMVTRMAICCGTPTLLGLMTFPLSYFIVHEGWFKLPNVAVVIASLGLFGLGALGLSYGILSASWDEHEQGSWLGWREFRTNFGRVIESWQAYQAQRSQNAE from the coding sequence ATGGCAAAACGGTCGGATCTGCCTTTTGAGCCTAAAAAGAAAAAAGGAGCAACCAAGCCTGCCAAAGCTCCTGCTGCCGCAGCCGTCCGTTCTAATGCCCCAAAATCCCCAGCCAAGCCAGCCAAAAAAAGTACAGGCATTCCAGAAATTGTCAGCCAACGCATGGTTACCCGGATGGCAATCTGCTGCGGTACCCCCACGCTTTTGGGATTGATGACGTTTCCCCTCAGCTATTTCATTGTCCATGAGGGCTGGTTTAAGTTGCCTAATGTGGCCGTTGTCATCGCTAGTCTCGGTCTCTTTGGCCTTGGGGCGCTGGGGCTGAGCTATGGGATTCTTTCTGCCTCTTGGGATGAGCACGAGCAGGGAAGTTGGCTCGGTTGGCGAGAATTCCGCACCAATTTTGGTCGTGTGATCGAGAGTTGGCAGGCCTATCAAGCCCAGCGATCGCAAAACGCCGAATAG
- a CDS encoding methanogen output domain 1-containing protein — MTATEMFPVETRTNVGDLPISLQSASFLQNLLGLVAETLEDVVGLDDASGFIALVGQQMGNQINALYTQALGDRPLDAKTIAQILVDLKNRIEGGFFLIEQDEERIILGNQRCPLGSGVVGHPSLCMMTSNVFGVIVAHHLGYAKVCIEKAIANGDQGCHVVIYTQPTAAASAAKGREYYRIESV; from the coding sequence ATGACAGCAACGGAAATGTTCCCAGTTGAGACTCGCACAAACGTGGGAGATCTGCCCATTAGCCTACAGTCCGCTAGCTTTCTGCAAAATTTGCTGGGATTAGTGGCAGAAACCCTTGAAGATGTCGTGGGTCTCGATGATGCCTCTGGGTTTATTGCCCTTGTAGGGCAGCAAATGGGCAATCAAATCAACGCTCTCTACACTCAAGCCCTTGGCGATCGCCCCCTTGATGCCAAGACGATTGCCCAAATTCTTGTGGATCTCAAAAATCGCATTGAAGGGGGATTTTTCCTGATTGAGCAGGATGAGGAACGTATTATCTTAGGGAATCAGCGTTGCCCCCTTGGCAGTGGCGTGGTGGGTCATCCCTCGTTGTGCATGATGACCTCAAATGTGTTTGGCGTGATTGTGGCGCACCATTTGGGCTATGCCAAGGTCTGTATTGAAAAGGCGATCGCCAATGGGGATCAAGGGTGCCACGTGGTGATCTATACCCAACCTACTGCTGCGGCCTCAGCGGCCAAGGGGCGAGAATACTATCGCATTGAGTCAGTCTAA
- a CDS encoding diguanylate cyclase domain-containing protein, with product MSDFTLDIGAWIDLLPEPTLVMNVQGNIVAINPSGREFFGSSVLNCNLRELVATPPEKLNKWLPLWQQATQMVPGTLRGPQGQKIEVEAVGIHRCQPPLILLRLFRQPRFLRQFIVQRQQFQRLQEQMARQTALIVELQQRQKQLEAENRHLQGVSQQDSLTKLANRRAFEDGLRSAWRESATTHLPFAIALLDIDHFKRYNDTYGHLAGDRALQRVAHAIKSQVREADLVARYGGEEFILLLRHTHHDVAICVLERIFNYIRSLGIPHASSPVQPYLTVSAGICTVSATLRDCPMAELLATADAALYEAKRSGRDRYVLQTYAWMSAPVSSSQEIQPYP from the coding sequence ATGAGCGACTTTACACTCGATATTGGCGCATGGATCGATCTGTTGCCAGAGCCAACGCTGGTCATGAATGTCCAAGGCAACATTGTGGCCATTAACCCCAGTGGCCGTGAATTTTTTGGCAGCAGTGTGCTCAATTGCAACCTTCGGGAACTGGTCGCCACCCCCCCAGAGAAACTCAATAAATGGCTGCCCCTCTGGCAACAGGCGACGCAAATGGTGCCCGGCACTCTTCGAGGTCCCCAAGGACAAAAAATCGAAGTGGAAGCCGTGGGTATCCACCGTTGCCAGCCCCCCTTGATTCTCCTGCGCCTGTTTCGCCAGCCCCGTTTTCTGCGACAGTTCATCGTCCAACGGCAGCAGTTTCAGCGCTTGCAAGAGCAAATGGCTCGGCAAACAGCTCTAATTGTGGAGCTACAGCAGCGGCAAAAACAGCTAGAGGCGGAAAATCGCCATCTCCAAGGGGTCTCCCAGCAGGACAGCCTGACCAAATTGGCGAATCGGCGTGCCTTTGAAGACGGTCTGCGGTCGGCTTGGCGGGAATCGGCCACCACCCATCTTCCCTTTGCCATTGCTCTGCTGGATATTGATCACTTCAAGCGCTACAACGACACCTACGGCCATCTGGCGGGCGATCGCGCCCTGCAACGGGTTGCCCATGCCATTAAATCCCAAGTGCGGGAAGCTGATCTCGTGGCTCGCTATGGCGGTGAAGAGTTTATTCTCCTGTTGCGCCACACCCACCATGACGTTGCCATTTGCGTTTTAGAGCGGATTTTTAACTACATTCGCAGCCTAGGGATTCCCCATGCCAGTTCACCAGTGCAACCCTACCTCACCGTCAGTGCCGGCATTTGCACCGTGAGCGCCACCCTTAGGGACTGCCCAATGGCGGAGCTGCTAGCGACTGCTGATGCTGCCCTGTACGAGGCCAAACGCTCAGGGCGCGATCGCTATGTGTTACAAACCTATGCTTGGATGAGTGCGCCTGTCTCTTCCAGCCAAGAAATTCAGCCCTACCCCTAG
- the petH gene encoding ferredoxin--NADP reductase: MYNATNSGSRMFRYEVVGLRQNAETDKTDYAIRNSGSQFFNVPYDRMNQFMQQITRWGGKIVSIQPLDGTAATTEPVSNNSAAPVKEKKVDIPVNIYRPNNPCVGKVISNEELVREGGEGTVKHIIFDISSTELRYLEGQSIGIIPAGTDANGKPHKLRLYSIASTRHGDFQDDKTVSLCVRRLEYKDKETGETIYGVCSSYLNQLQPGDEVKITGPVGKEMLLPDDPEATIIMLATGTGIAPFRAFLWRMFKENNPDYQFKGLAWLFFGVAYTANILYKDELEELQAKYPDQFRLTYAISREQKTPDGGKMYIQGRIAEHADEIWQLLQKKNTHVYMCGLKGMESGIDEAMAAVAAKNGADWQEFLKGTLKKEGRWHVETY, from the coding sequence ATGTACAATGCGACGAATTCTGGCAGTCGGATGTTTCGCTATGAAGTGGTGGGACTGCGACAAAATGCCGAAACCGATAAAACCGACTATGCCATCCGCAACAGTGGCAGTCAATTTTTCAACGTTCCCTATGACCGCATGAATCAGTTTATGCAGCAGATTACCCGCTGGGGGGGCAAAATTGTGAGCATTCAACCCCTCGATGGTACGGCTGCCACCACGGAACCCGTATCCAATAATAGTGCTGCCCCAGTTAAAGAAAAGAAAGTTGATATTCCCGTCAATATCTATCGTCCCAATAATCCCTGCGTTGGTAAGGTCATTTCCAATGAAGAGTTGGTGCGCGAAGGGGGCGAGGGAACCGTCAAGCACATCATCTTTGACATCTCTAGTACTGAGTTGCGCTATCTCGAAGGCCAAAGTATTGGCATTATTCCTGCGGGTACTGACGCCAACGGCAAACCCCACAAGCTGCGCCTCTACTCGATTGCCTCGACCCGCCACGGCGACTTTCAAGATGACAAAACCGTCTCCCTGTGTGTGCGCCGTCTAGAGTACAAAGACAAAGAAACCGGCGAAACCATCTATGGGGTCTGTTCTTCTTACCTGAACCAACTGCAACCTGGCGATGAAGTGAAAATCACCGGGCCTGTCGGTAAAGAAATGCTCCTGCCCGATGATCCAGAAGCAACGATCATTATGTTGGCAACAGGAACGGGGATTGCTCCCTTCCGTGCCTTTTTGTGGCGCATGTTCAAAGAAAATAATCCAGACTATCAATTCAAGGGTCTGGCATGGCTCTTCTTTGGCGTTGCCTATACCGCGAATATCCTCTACAAGGATGAGTTAGAAGAACTTCAGGCGAAGTATCCAGATCAGTTCCGCCTCACCTATGCCATTAGCCGTGAGCAGAAAACCCCCGACGGCGGCAAGATGTACATCCAAGGTCGCATTGCTGAGCATGCGGATGAAATCTGGCAACTCCTTCAGAAGAAAAACACCCATGTCTATATGTGTGGTCTGAAGGGCATGGAGTCGGGTATTGATGAAGCAATGGCAGCAGTGGCAGCCAAAAATGGTGCCGACTGGCAAGAGTTCCTCAAGGGCACGCTCAAAAAAGAAGGCCGTTGGCACGTGGAAACCTACTAG